From a single Parambassis ranga chromosome 2, fParRan2.1, whole genome shotgun sequence genomic region:
- the smarcc1b gene encoding SWI/SNF complex subunit SMARCC1b, with the protein MATMSGGTNLGIPGTSQGSSGAFAHRKKDSSPSARFWESPDTLAQLEVVRQWIGKHYKKYLLVDAPSCQALAAVTLQLLQFQEDAFGRQAPSPALTKLPAQCFLDLRPGGGLCHILGMAYKFKVEQGWRRFDLQNPSRTERNVEMFGTIEKALIQNNCMSQPVVYLDPTVDPELASRLTGIITKHQGTIIEDRTLASHHIYALPASTDEDEWMRPVMRKDKHVLVHWGMHPDSYDSWLSSSDVEGEVEELPHVERPWRVHAGWVLDTDVFNEWMNEEDYCVNERNLPIILRQRIHLQDHQDSKSTPSKKRRRSPSPPSDGRKKGKKGRRRGQPEEEPEEDLTKDMEDPTPVPNMEEVILPKNVNLKKDSENTPVKGGTMTDLDEPEDDFAGREDEEGRGEIPRFSEGEDSITEQTHHIIIPSYTSWFNYNSIHSIEKRALPEFFNGKNKSKSPEIYLAYRNFMIDTYRLNPQEYLSSTSCRRNLTGDVCALMRVHALLEQWGLINYQVDAESRPLPMGPPPTPHFNVLADTPSGLAPLQHRPLQVSASQHMLYFPEKSREKPSDCQNFGLRTDIYTKKHPKTKGALAGREWTEQETLLLLEALEVYRDDWNKVSEHVGSRTQDECILHFLRLPIEDPYLEDSSASLGPLAYQPVPFSQSENPVMSTVAFLASVVDPRVASSAAKAALEEFSRVQEESVIKVSEMTNQPEKAESMDAEKLETNSNPHQAVGMDGLKVESGGPQDEVERVKREHAENILGEDRDGQGDDDDSIGQREADGDEGRKVMELDLVESSVTTAAASALASAATKAKHLAAVEERKIKSLVALLVETQMKKLEIKLRHFEELETIMDREKEALEQQRQQLLAERQTFHAEQLKQAEMKVRQQREQQGQAGYTMQHSGQSIPNRMLSAGGTAQTMAPRHPGAPNGMYPSSQPDGIASAQTGPPPSGHS; encoded by the exons ATGGCCACAATGTCAGGAGGAACAAATCTCGGGATTCCCGGGACAAGCCAAGGCAGTTCTGGAGCATTCGCGCACCGGAAAAAAGACAGCAGCCCGTCCGCAAGGTTCTGGGAGAGTCCGGATACTTTAGCCCAGCTGGAGGTGGTGCGACAGTGGATCGGGAAGCACTACAAAAAG TATTTGTTGGTGGATGCCCCATCTTGTCAGGCTCTGGCTGCAGTCACTCTACAGCTTCTGCAGTTTCAAGAGGATGCTTTTGGCCGACAGGCGCCCAGTCCTGCCCTCACCAAACTGCCT GCACAGTGCTTTCTGGACTTGAGACCAGGAGGTGGACTCTGCCACATTCTTGGAATGGCCTACAAGTTCAAAGTTGAACAAGGCTG GCGAAGGTTTGATTTGCAGAATCCATCAAGAACTGAGAGGAATGTGGAGATGTTTGGTACAATTGAAAAAGCACTGATTCAG AATAACTGTATGTCACAGCCTGTGGTATATCTGGACCCTACAGTGGATCCAGAGCTGGCTAGCAGACTGACTGGTATCATCACAAAGCACCAG GGTACTATTATTGAGGACAGAACACTTGCCAGTCATCACATCTATGCCTTACCTGCTTCTACAGATGAGG ATGAGTGGATGCGTCCTGTCATGCGGAAAGACAAGCATGTCTTGGTGCACTGGGGCATGCACCCTGACAG TTATGACAGCTGGCTGTCCTCAAGTGACGTTGAAGGAGAAGTTGAAGAACTGCCACACGTAGAAAGGCCATGGAGG GTCCACGCTGGCTGGGTTCTGGACACCGATGTTTTCAATGAGTGGATGAATGAGGAAGACTATTGTGTGAATGAGAGGAATTTACCAATAATCCTCCGTCAGCGTATTCACCTCCAAGACCACCAG GACTCAAAGTCCACCCCTTCCAAAAAGAGAAGACggtccccctctcctccctctgatggcaggaagaaaggaaagaaggg GAGAAGGCGTGGACAACCAGAGGAAGAGCCCGAAGAGGACTTGACCAAAGACATGGAAGACCCTACCCCTGTgcctaacatggaggaggtcaTACTACCCAAGAATG TTAACCTGAAGAAAGACAGTGAGAATACTCCTGTGAAAGGAGGGACCATGACTGATCTGG ATGAACCAGAGGATGACTTCGCAGGAAGG gaagatgaggagggaaGAGGCGAGATCCCACGTTTCTCAGAGGGGGAGGACAGTATCACAGAACAAACTCATCATATTATAATACCCAGTTACACATCTTGGTTCAATTACaacag CATTCACTCGATTGAGAAACGTGCACTGCCTGAATTCTTCAATGGAAAGAACAAATCAAAATCTCCTGAAAT CTACCTGGCATATCGTAACTTCATGATCGACACGTACCGGCTCAACCCCCAGGAATACCTCAGTTCAACGTCCTGTAGACGCAACCTCACTGGAGATGTTTGTGCTCTCATGAG GGTGCATGCACTTTTGGAGCAGTGGGGTTTGATTAACTACCAAGTGGATGCAGAGAGCAGACCCCTTCCTATGGGACCTCCACCCACCCCACATTTTAACGTACTGGCTGACACACCCTCTGGGCTGGCCCCCCTACAACATAGACCCCTACAG GTGTCGGCATCGCAGCACATGTTGTATTTCCcagaaaagagcagagagaagccTTCAGACTGCCAGAACTTCGGACTGCGCACTGACATCTACACCAAGAAGCACCCTAAG ACAAAAGGAGCACTCGCAGGCAGAGAATGGACAGAGCAGGAAACGCTCTTGCTCCTGGAG GCTTTAGAGGTTTACAGAGATGACTGGAACAAAGTATCAGAGCATGTGGGTTCCAGAACACAGGATGAATGTATCCTCCACTTCCTTCGTCTGCCTATAGAAGATCCTTACCTGGAAGATTCTTCAGCCTCTCTGGGCCCATTGGCATATCAGCCCGTGCCTTTCAGCCAGTCGGAGAACCCCGTCATGAGTACTGTGGCCTTCCTAGCGTCTGTGGTGGATCCACGTGTGGCGTCGTCTGCAGCTAAGGCTGCACTGG AGGAGTTCTCCCGAGTGCAAGAAGAATCGGTAATTAAAGTTTCTGAAATGACAAACCAGCCAGAGAAAGCAG AATCCATGGATGCAGAAAAACTGGAGACAAACTCCAACCCTCATCAG GCTGTAGGGATGGATGGACTCAAGGTGGAATCCGGTGGGCCACAAGACGAGGTAGAACGAGTCAAAAGGGAACATGCTGAGAACATACTTGGCGAAGATAGAGACG GACAGGGAGATGACGACGACAGCATAGGACAACGTGAAGCAGATGGGGATGAGGGAAGGAAGGTGATGGAGCTAGATTTGGTGGAGAGCAGCGTTACCACGGCAGCAGCTtctgctctggcctcagctgcCACAAAGGCTAAG CACTTGGCAGCGGTAGAGGAAAGAAAGATCAAATCCTTGGTGGCTCTGCTTGTTGAGACCCAGATGAAAAAGTTGGAAATCAAGCTCAGACATTTTGAAGAGCTGGAGACCATCATGGACCGTGAGAAAGAGGCT TTGGAGCAGCAGCGGCAACAGCTCTtagcagagagacagactttCCACGCTGAACAGCTGAAACAGGCAGAGATGAAGGTTcgccagcagagggagcagcaggGGCAGGCGGGTTACACAATGCAGCATTCAG GTCAGTCCATTCCAAACCGAATGCTGTCTGCTGGAGGAACTGCCCAGACCATGGCCCCGCGACACCCAGGAGCTCCAAATGGCATGT